From Xanthomonas citri pv. mangiferaeindicae:
GTACCTGGAACGCACGACCGACAGCGCCGAGTCCGACGTGCATCGTCTGCACGTGGTCGACATGGCCACCGAGCCGGTCCTGGAACTCGAACTCGATGCGGACCTGGCGCAGGCGTCGATCGAATCGACGCACGCCATCCTCGACGTGCCGCCGTTCTCTGCCCCGGTCGACGACCCTGAACTGTACGCCCCCCACCCCACCCCGAAGGTGCGCTCGAATCCTGGATGGCGAGTGCGGACGACACCGTGCTGGAGACCATGCTGGTCGCCGGGGTGCAACGCGCGCCCGATGGCGGTCGCCCGCATATCGCCATCGGCGCCGATGGTCGCGCGGTCGGCCGCAGTGGCCCGCCCATCGCAGATTTCCTCAGCCTGCGGCTGCGCACGGTCACCCTGCTCGACGCCGCCGGCCAGCCGCTGCCCGGCACCGACGCGACGATCGTGCACCCGATCCTGCCGATGTCCGATCGCCAGCGCATCGTCGACACCCAACTGGCATTTCCGTTCCAACTCCCGCCCGACGTGCCGGCCGATACGCTGTGGGCGCTGGACACGGTGCGAATGACCGGCGAGGTGGATGTCTATCGCTGGGACCAGGCCGAAACCGTGCGTTACGGGGACTCGCCCACGCACAACAGGGAGGCGCGCATCGAATGGATATCGCCGCATCGGGTCGCACTGCTGCAGGATCACCCCGCGCCCACGCGTCGCGATGGCCTGTGGACGACCGCGGTGCCGATCGATGCGGACGGTCACGAGATGCCATCGGCGCAGGTCATCACGGGCCGGACACTCGATCCGCCAGGGGACTGGCGCACGCCGGCCACATTGCCGCCGCTGGCGTTGGAGTCCGGGCGCACGCCGCAACGGCTGGACATCGCCACGGCCACGCCGTTGGCCGGCCTGCGTCTGCGCCACTATCGTTGGCAAGCCGAACCGCGAACCTGGACGTTCCACGATATCCGCACCCGCATGCCCGCCGCCGAACGCGCCGAGTACGAGCGCAGATTCGGACGCGGCGCCAGCGCGCGTTGAGGCAGCCATCGGCCCGTGGCCGTTAGGCTGTCGCTCCAGACCTGCCTATGGTGATTGCCGGACCATGTCCACCATGAAGACCTATCTCGTCGGTGGCGCCGTGCGTGATCGCCTGCTCGGACAGCCCGCAGGCGACCGCGACTGGGTCGTCGTCGGCGAAACCCAGGCGGCGATGGAGGCCGCCGGTTTCCGCGCGATCGGGCGCGATTTCCCGGTGTTCCTGCACCCGCGCACCGGCGAGGAGTACGCGCTGGCGCGCACCGAGCGCAAGGCCGGACGCGGCCATCGTGGCTTCGTCGTCGATGCCGATCCGTCGGTGACGCTGGAACAGGATCTCGAGCGTCGCGACTTCACGATCAACGCGATCGCCCAGGCGCCCGATGGCAGCCTGGTCGATCCCTACGGTGGCGTGCGCGACCTCGACGCGCGGGTGCTGCGCCACGTCGGCCCGGCGTTCGCCGAAGACCCGCTGCGGGTGCTGCGTGCCGCGCGCTTCATGGCCCGGTTTGCACCGCTCGGCTTTACGGTCGCCGACGAGACGATGGCGCTGATGCGCGCGATGGTCGAGGCCGGCGAACTGGCGACGTTGACGCCCGAACGCGTGTGGCAGGAGTTGCGCCGCGCCCTGGGCTCGGCACGGCCGTCGGCGTTCGTGCGCACCTTGCACGACTGCGGCGCGCTCGCGGTCGTGCTGCCCGAGGTCGATGCGCTGTACGGCGTGCCGCAGCGCGCCGAATACCATCCCGAGGTCGACACCGGCACGCACATCGAGCTGGTCGTCGACATGGCCGCGCGGCTGGCGCCGGGCGACGATGTGATCGGCTTCGCCGCGCTGACCCACGACCTGGGCAAGGCGCTGACGCCTGCGCACCGGCTGCCGCGCCATGTCGGCCACGAGCACGCCGGCGTGCGTCCGCTCGAGGCGCTATGCGCACGGCTCAAGGTGCCGGTCGCGCATCGCGAGCTGGCGATCGTCGCCTGCCGCGAACACCTCAACGTGCACCGCATCGCCGAACTGCGCGATGCCACGCTCTACGAACTGATCGCGCGCTGCGACGGTTTTCGCCGGCCCGAACGCATCGACCAGCTCGCGTTGGTCTGCGAGGCCGACAAGCGCGGCCGCCTGGGCAGCGCCGACAGCGACTATCCGCAGGGCGCGCAACTACGCCGCGCCCACACCGCCGCCTGCGCAGTCAACGCCCGCGACCTCGCGGCCGAAGGACTCGCAGGCCCCGCGATCGGCGAAGCGCTGCGGCGCGCACGGATCGCGGCAATCGCGGCAGCACGCGGTGGCGACGACACACCGGCCACGTAGCCGTCGGCATTCTCGAGGCCGTTCCAGTACGGGAGCTTGCGATGCGTCAGTTCATGATCCTGCCCTTGGGCCTGTTGCTGGCGGCTTGCAGCCCGCCGCAGACACCCGCCCCTGCCTCGCCCGCTCCGAGTGCCACACCGGCCATGGTCGGCGGCGACCGCGACGCGCACGGCTGCATCGGCTCGGCCGGCTACGCCTGGTGCCCGCGCAGCGCGACCTGCGAACGGCCGTGGGAACTGGCCGAACGCGAAGGCATCGAGAACACCGCACCCGCCGTCGAGGCCTGGTGCGCGGCGCCGGCCGACGCAGACGATCCACGATGAGATGCGCGCAGGCGCGGCCGACACCCGCATGCGACGCGCTGCACGAGGGCCATCAACCCATCTCGTGATCGACGGGACGCGAGCTACGACCGCGCCGCACTCTGACCGTGCAGGCGTTCGGGGTCCTCTCGCCGTTGTCCTTGCCCTCTTGGCGAGAGGGTCGCGTGTGCGTCCAACGAGGCGTCGATATGGCTTGCGTGCGCCTTCGATTGCGGCTCGATCTCCCACTCGCGTCGGCTCGGAGCGGTTTACAACCCCGTTCGCCACGGTTCATTCGCTACGAAGCGCGTAGTGCAGGCGGACACAGCCCCGGTCCAGCGTCTTCGCGCTGATCAACGTCGGACTCAGACGAACTCCCGCGGCGGGAAACAACGGGCTGCCGCCGCCCAGCAGCTCCGGCATGACGTAGATCTCGATCTCATCAAGCGCCCCACGCTCGATGAACGCCATCTGTAGCTTGCCTCCTCCCAGCATCCAGACGTCTCCGTCATCAAGCGCTCTGAGTTCGGCGATCAGCGCGTCGACATCGTGGCGAATTTCGAGCGTCCCTCGGGGCGCGTCGATGACGCCAGAGGTGACGACAATCACTCTGTGGTGTGGATACGGCCAAGGAGCGGGGTCGCGAGCGAGAAAGTCATACGTGCCGCGTCCCATGACGACCGTCCTGACCCGCCGGAGGAAGAGGTTGTAATCGTGCTCCCCGAGCGCCATGCCCTCATAACGCTGCAGCCAATCGAGTCTGTCCCCAGGTGACGCGATGAAGCCGTCAAGGCTGGTCGCGATGTAGCCAAGAATGCTTGCCATGGCGCGCCCTTTTTTGTAAGCGAATGTTCGTTTATATTAGACCAATGGGCAGATCGAAGAAAGTCTCGGACGAAGAACTGATGGATCGACTCCTCGTCCTCATCGCCAGGG
This genomic window contains:
- a CDS encoding dihydrofolate reductase yields the protein MASILGYIATSLDGFIASPGDRLDWLQRYEGMALGEHDYNLFLRRVRTVVMGRGTYDFLARDPAPWPYPHHRVIVVTSGVIDAPRGTLEIRHDVDALIAELRALDDGDVWMLGGGKLQMAFIERGALDEIEIYVMPELLGGGSPLFPAAGVRLSPTLISAKTLDRGCVRLHYALRSE
- a CDS encoding multifunctional CCA tRNA nucleotidyl transferase/2'3'-cyclic phosphodiesterase/2'nucleotidase/phosphatase, which encodes MKTYLVGGAVRDRLLGQPAGDRDWVVVGETQAAMEAAGFRAIGRDFPVFLHPRTGEEYALARTERKAGRGHRGFVVDADPSVTLEQDLERRDFTINAIAQAPDGSLVDPYGGVRDLDARVLRHVGPAFAEDPLRVLRAARFMARFAPLGFTVADETMALMRAMVEAGELATLTPERVWQELRRALGSARPSAFVRTLHDCGALAVVLPEVDALYGVPQRAEYHPEVDTGTHIELVVDMAARLAPGDDVIGFAALTHDLGKALTPAHRLPRHVGHEHAGVRPLEALCARLKVPVAHRELAIVACREHLNVHRIAELRDATLYELIARCDGFRRPERIDQLALVCEADKRGRLGSADSDYPQGAQLRRAHTAACAVNARDLAAEGLAGPAIGEALRRARIAAIAAARGGDDTPAT